From a single Bacillus gobiensis genomic region:
- a CDS encoding non-ribosomal peptide synthetase: MNQKECFSLTHPQKRIWYMENINPGEPLHNIGGIVGIKGNVDFTVLEEAINLFIKSNDGIRHHIVEADGNVRQYVEEYRKFHVRHVEFSCREDMDVWVRQEAGKPFPLYESNLFDFAFFTIRNSGVGGYFVKVHHMISDGWSMNLLTEQICNTYMKRLNGERIADQQRESYFSYLKKEEAYAASKRFEKNKQFWNEKFSVLPESLKSELVCADGKRKTFRLSDSQSNAIKQFAADHQVSVYAFFVALYSIYLHKATMQDELIIGMPVFNRSGKVEKNIFGMFTSTMPFRYRTDVDVSVREMVQTIHQELLRCYFHQKYPYELLIQDLGLKQRGLGDLFDTCINYYNTSLPNKLDGSPIENEEFYNGKQIYSLQVIVREWSRSGGFDLDFDYKVQTFNEHQIDHMYLSFTHIIDQILKFPNQLLKETEIISEKLKNELLDDFNRTDTDYQKEKTIHQLFEEQAEKTPNKAALILENEQLTYRELNEKSNQLARYLIKKKVQKGTIVGISTKHSIETIIGILGILKAGAAYVPIDPDYPSDRIHYMLQDSGISILLCNLDRSLFPYHIEVIELNSADIYKGDSSKLHVLSDPTDLAYIIYTSGSTGKPKGVMIEHQGLVNYICWAKKEYVGTSENEIFPFYSSLAFDLTVTSIFVPLISGNKIVIYPADDNQYVLYKIIREKLSTIIKLTPSHLSLLQDTAYDSSTIHTFIVGGEDLSVSLAKRIQNRFGRHIKIFNEYGPTETVVGCMIHQFDAEKDTGSSVPIGRPIQNTKIYLLDADLQPLPVGAVGEIFISGDGVSRGYLNKPELTQEKFFKNPYSIGERIYRSGDLARFVDENKIEYAGRIDHQIKIRGYRIERSEIENNLRSHPSIRDAIVIDRENNGGNRSLFAYYTEKQKVDVPEIIRYLKDRLPSYMIPSFFVPLKEIPLTINAKVNKEALPDPEITRWGDPDSEIEENLASVLRDVLGVDQVGMQDNFYHLGGDSIKAIQMASMLSDKGLRLKTKDILANPVIEDMTMFMEKSDNKMSESSNAPCSGVIQPLPSASWFFSQNLDNINHYTQSVLLKVTDDINIELLESALRLLIGRHDAFRLNYRKETKELYFNESGFDQKIELKSFDLSNDPDSEQFKRIEDIGEMLKASFRIEHDLLLKACMFDLGSKGKRVFLTAHHLAVDGISWRIILEDLNRIYEQMEEQREVYLPPKTDSIKQWAMELQTFSKRISDKEKQYWRDVYRHQNETITDFDLGQDRLESCESMVLMLSEEETTDLLQKANEAYLTKADELMIIALSIVTSDFFKKNQVLLEIEGHGREDLGNEIDVSRTVGWFTSLYPVLLKVEETDLSHQIKQGKEQLRQIPSKGLSHGVMKYLAGDLPGDNHKYIRFNYLGDFHASFSSGLFEFAEEYTGRESSHTNELDCLIDIIAYMVNGKLRFSLTYSQNKFKRESISQFAKAYMNQMRDVILHCCQRNHAEFTPSDFEAANLSSEDLENIFSE, translated from the coding sequence TTGAATCAGAAAGAATGTTTTTCACTAACTCATCCGCAAAAGAGAATTTGGTATATGGAGAACATCAACCCTGGTGAACCGCTGCATAATATTGGCGGTATCGTAGGGATCAAAGGGAATGTCGATTTTACCGTTCTAGAAGAAGCGATTAATCTTTTTATTAAAAGCAACGATGGTATCAGACATCACATCGTTGAAGCAGATGGGAACGTCCGGCAATATGTCGAAGAGTACCGCAAGTTTCATGTTCGGCATGTCGAATTTTCCTGCCGGGAAGATATGGACGTATGGGTACGTCAGGAAGCAGGGAAACCATTTCCCCTTTATGAAAGCAATCTCTTTGATTTTGCTTTCTTTACGATTCGCAACTCAGGCGTCGGCGGATACTTTGTTAAGGTGCATCATATGATTTCAGATGGCTGGTCTATGAATCTATTAACGGAACAGATTTGCAATACGTATATGAAGCGGTTGAATGGAGAGAGAATAGCAGATCAACAAAGGGAGTCTTATTTCAGTTATTTGAAAAAGGAAGAGGCATATGCAGCATCCAAGCGTTTTGAAAAAAATAAACAATTTTGGAACGAAAAATTCAGCGTCCTTCCTGAATCTCTCAAAAGCGAACTCGTTTGTGCAGATGGGAAGCGAAAGACTTTTCGTTTATCTGACAGCCAGTCAAACGCAATCAAACAATTTGCTGCCGATCATCAAGTGTCTGTCTATGCTTTTTTTGTCGCTCTGTATTCGATCTATCTTCATAAAGCAACAATGCAGGATGAATTAATTATTGGAATGCCGGTGTTTAACCGATCGGGAAAAGTAGAGAAAAATATATTTGGAATGTTTACGAGTACGATGCCATTTCGGTACCGTACCGATGTTGACGTATCGGTTCGGGAAATGGTCCAAACGATTCATCAAGAGTTGCTGCGCTGTTATTTCCATCAAAAATATCCTTACGAGTTGCTAATACAAGATTTGGGATTGAAGCAAAGAGGCTTAGGTGATTTGTTTGATACATGCATCAATTATTACAACACGAGCCTTCCGAATAAACTTGATGGCAGCCCAATCGAAAATGAAGAATTTTATAACGGCAAGCAAATCTATTCTCTGCAGGTGATTGTCCGAGAGTGGTCAAGATCTGGAGGATTTGATTTAGATTTCGATTATAAGGTCCAAACATTTAATGAACATCAGATCGACCACATGTATCTTAGCTTCACTCACATCATTGACCAAATCCTCAAGTTTCCTAATCAATTGCTTAAGGAAACGGAAATCATATCAGAAAAACTAAAAAATGAGCTGCTAGATGACTTCAATCGAACAGATACCGATTACCAAAAGGAGAAGACCATTCACCAGCTTTTTGAAGAACAAGCCGAAAAAACTCCGAACAAAGCAGCTTTAATCTTAGAAAATGAACAGCTGACCTATCGGGAATTAAATGAAAAATCGAATCAATTGGCAAGGTACCTGATAAAGAAAAAGGTACAAAAAGGCACAATTGTCGGTATTTCAACGAAGCACTCGATTGAAACGATCATAGGAATTCTAGGGATTCTGAAGGCAGGAGCGGCGTATGTACCGATCGATCCGGATTATCCTTCGGACCGTATCCATTATATGCTGCAAGATTCAGGCATCTCTATCCTGTTATGTAACCTAGATCGTTCATTGTTTCCATATCATATCGAGGTTATCGAACTGAACTCGGCAGATATCTATAAGGGTGACTCTTCGAAACTCCATGTTCTAAGTGATCCAACTGATCTCGCCTATATTATTTACACATCAGGATCAACTGGTAAGCCAAAGGGTGTGATGATTGAGCATCAAGGATTGGTAAATTATATTTGTTGGGCGAAAAAAGAATATGTGGGCACAAGTGAAAATGAAATCTTTCCTTTCTATTCATCTTTGGCATTTGACCTTACGGTTACATCGATATTCGTGCCATTAATCAGCGGAAATAAGATTGTTATTTATCCTGCAGATGATAACCAATACGTTCTTTATAAAATCATTAGGGAAAAACTATCCACCATTATCAAATTAACACCTTCTCATTTATCTCTCTTACAAGATACAGCATACGACAGCAGCACGATTCACACATTTATCGTTGGCGGGGAAGATTTAAGTGTAAGTCTTGCAAAACGAATCCAGAATCGGTTTGGCAGACATATAAAAATTTTTAATGAATACGGACCGACAGAAACAGTTGTTGGGTGTATGATTCATCAATTTGATGCTGAAAAGGATACAGGCTCATCCGTGCCGATTGGCAGACCGATACAGAATACGAAGATTTATCTATTGGATGCTGACCTTCAGCCGCTTCCCGTTGGTGCTGTCGGTGAAATCTTTATTTCCGGAGACGGAGTTTCAAGGGGGTATCTCAACAAACCTGAGTTAACACAAGAAAAATTCTTTAAGAATCCATATTCAATAGGCGAGCGTATATACCGATCTGGTGATTTAGCGCGATTTGTCGATGAGAACAAGATTGAATACGCGGGAAGAATTGATCATCAAATAAAAATTCGCGGATACCGGATTGAACGAAGCGAAATTGAAAATAACCTTCGCAGCCATCCGAGCATCAGGGACGCAATCGTAATCGATCGGGAAAATAATGGAGGAAATCGATCTCTTTTTGCATATTATACGGAAAAACAAAAGGTGGATGTGCCTGAGATCATCCGTTATTTAAAAGATCGATTACCATCTTATATGATTCCTTCCTTTTTTGTTCCATTAAAGGAAATTCCGCTGACAATCAACGCAAAAGTGAATAAAGAAGCATTGCCAGATCCAGAGATTACAAGGTGGGGCGATCCTGATAGCGAGATAGAGGAAAATTTGGCATCCGTTTTACGAGATGTGTTAGGTGTTGACCAGGTAGGGATGCAGGATAATTTTTACCATTTAGGCGGAGATTCAATTAAGGCAATTCAGATGGCATCAATGCTGAGTGATAAAGGACTTCGTCTAAAAACAAAAGATATTTTGGCCAATCCGGTCATCGAAGATATGACGATGTTTATGGAAAAAAGTGATAACAAAATGAGCGAAAGCAGTAATGCACCGTGCAGCGGAGTCATTCAGCCGCTTCCATCTGCGTCTTGGTTTTTTTCTCAAAATTTAGACAACATCAACCATTATACGCAGTCTGTGTTATTAAAAGTCACAGATGATATAAACATAGAATTACTTGAATCGGCCCTGCGATTATTGATAGGCCGCCATGATGCTTTCCGGCTGAATTATCGAAAGGAAACAAAAGAATTGTATTTCAACGAAAGCGGTTTCGATCAAAAAATTGAATTGAAAAGCTTTGATCTATCAAACGATCCTGACTCGGAGCAGTTTAAGCGAATAGAAGACATTGGTGAAATGCTAAAAGCGAGCTTTCGAATTGAACATGATCTTCTTCTGAAAGCATGCATGTTCGATTTGGGCAGTAAAGGAAAACGAGTTTTCCTAACGGCACACCACTTAGCTGTCGATGGAATTTCCTGGCGAATTATTCTGGAAGATTTAAACCGAATCTATGAGCAAATGGAAGAACAGAGAGAAGTTTACCTGCCGCCAAAAACCGATTCCATAAAGCAGTGGGCAATGGAGCTCCAAACCTTCAGCAAACGAATTTCGGACAAGGAGAAACAATATTGGCGAGATGTTTATCGTCACCAAAATGAAACAATCACTGATTTTGATTTAGGACAAGACCGTCTCGAGAGTTGTGAGTCAATGGTTCTGATGTTATCAGAAGAAGAAACGACGGACCTTTTGCAAAAAGCAAACGAAGCCTACCTGACCAAAGCAGATGAATTAATGATCATTGCGCTATCAATTGTTACCAGTGACTTCTTCAAAAAAAATCAAGTTCTTCTTGAAATTGAAGGTCATGGACGTGAGGATTTGGGGAATGAAATCGATGTTTCAAGAACGGTTGGGTGGTTTACCAGTTTATATCCGGTTCTGTTGAAGGTGGAAGAGACAGACCTGTCTCATCAGATCAAACAAGGAAAAGAGCAATTGCGCCAGATTCCTAGTAAAGGCTTGAGCCATGGTGTGATGAAGTATCTTGCGGGTGATTTGCCGGGTGACAATCATAAATATATCCGTTTTAACTATCTCGGTGATTTTCATGCCTCCTTTTCGAGTGGTCTCTTTGAATTTGCAGAGGAATACACGGGAAGAGAGAGCAGCCATACAAATGAACTGGATTGTTTGATCGATATCATAGCATACATGGTGAATGGGAAGCTGAGATTTTCTTTGACATACAGCCAAAACAAGTTTAAACGGGAATCGATTTCTCAGTTTGCAAAGGCCTATATGAATCAAATGAGAGACGTGATCCTGCACTGCTGCCAGAGGAATCATGCTGAATTTACGCCATCTGATTTTGAAGCTGCTAACCTCTCGAGTGAAGATCTTGAAAATATTTTTAGCGAATGA